In the genome of Hydractinia symbiolongicarpus strain clone_291-10 chromosome 5, HSymV2.1, whole genome shotgun sequence, one region contains:
- the LOC130644355 gene encoding uncharacterized protein LOC130644355, with product MSLSDVMLQNFMPRNILESDDELDTWSNLSGGRSSRNSSSSESGSPYYPTKDASDFSLFQDYFGLSNLLNNVKISEDNPLLYNTHKNLALLQRARRVSWSSDASDSAAVLSPTIDKQQYNCERNFDSFPMSDPAFNKQQLPPPSMRLSKAMRDHIISGAYQQQINNRMPEKVPSPAQPPSPPSPPIQSPQPQPPLVHSNTPQVPPRSSTSLQVCVFCRNNGESESVYTSHVLKDTEGRTACPILRAYTCPICKANGDSSHTIKYCPLNQNTRAGVMGQQPPAQNIHMPPRNQLPPHQRLPGFRPPFPGVLPPQPRFNQHGKVRM from the coding sequence ATGTCGTTGAGTGATGTTATGCTACAAAACTTCATGCCGAGAAACATACTTGAATCTGATGATGAGCTAGACACGTGGTCTAACTTAAGTGGAGGAAGGAGCAGCAGAAACAGTAGCTCGAGTGAATCTGGAAGCCCGTACTATCCTACGAAAGATGCAAGTGATTTTTCCTTGTTTCAGGATTATTTTggcttatcaaatttattaaacaATGTTAAAATATCGGAAGATAATCCCTTGTTATACAATACGCACAAAAATTTAGCTTTACTGCAAAGAGCAAGACGTGTTAGTTGGAGCAGCGATGCCAGTGATTCTGCCGCGGTTTTATCTCCCACCATAGACAAGCAGCAATACAACTGCGAAAGAAATTTTGACTCATTTCCAATGTCAGATCCTGCGTTCAACAAACAACAACTTCCACCGCCGAGTATGAGGCTCAGTAAAGCGATGAGAGATCACATTATTAGTGGTGCTTACCAACAGCAAATCAACAACCGAATGCCCGAAAAAGTTCCATCACCTGCACAACCACCTTCTCCCCCCTCCCCACCAATACAGTCTCCTCAACCTCAACCACCGTTGGTACATTCAAACACTCCTCAAGTCCCGCCAAGATCGTCAACTTCACTTCAAGTATGCGTTTTTTGTCGTAATAACGGCGAATCAGAGAGCGTTTATACCAGTCATGTGTTAAAAGATACTGAGGGGCGTACCGCATGTCCAATCCTTCGAGCCTATACCTGTCCTATCTGTAAAGCAAATGGTGACAGCTCTCATACGATAAAGTATTGCCCGTTGAATCAAAACACACGTGCTGGAGTTATGGGCCAACAACCCCCTGCTCAAAACATTCATATGCCACCGCGAAACCAATTACCTCCTCACCAACGCTTGCCAGGTTTTCGTCCTCCCTTTCCCGGAGTCTTACCGCCGCAACCTCGATTCAACCAGCATGGAAAGGTAAGAATGTAA
- the LOC130644358 gene encoding mediator of RNA polymerase II transcription subunit 21-like, translated as MADRLTQLQDHLNQLAEHFCNSIGIIQQTATKSTLHQNSDNTTEATPDVTQEGHSHLFATLISHTVRDIDYLIDALPSEKSTTSLQIQSLTQLEKENEAAGEELRATVKEGQALLEEIRSALSGISDEILKTRCSVKP; from the coding sequence ATGGCAGATAGATTAACACAACTACAAGATCACTTGAATCAACTTGCAGAACATTTTTGCAACAGCATTGGTATTATCCAACAAACGGCTACGAAAAGTACACTTCATCAAAACAGTGACAATACAACGGAAGCTACGCCTGATGTCACACAAGAGGGTCATTCCCATTTGTTTGCCACATTAATATCACACACAGTGAGGGATATTGATTATTTGATTGATGCACTTCCCAGTGAAAAGTCTACAACTAGTTTGCAAATTCAAAGTTTGACTCAGTTGGAGAAAGAAAATGAAGCAGCTGGAGAGGAATTGAGAGCAACAGTTAAAGAAGGACAGGCTTTACTGGAAGAGATTCGTTCTGCTTTATCAGGTATATCTGATGAAATTTTGAAGACACGCTGCAGTGTTAAGCCTTAA